Proteins from one Ranitomeya variabilis isolate aRanVar5 chromosome 1, aRanVar5.hap1, whole genome shotgun sequence genomic window:
- the LOC143795202 gene encoding olfactory receptor 6J1-like — protein sequence MVTLLGNVLVILIIWKSRILHTAMYYFLVNLSFLEICFTSSIIPKLLSILAFENHTISFWGCLSQCYFYFLLGSVELLLLAVMSFDRYVAVCHPLRYAVIMTPCLCMNLTLGCWVVGFMDTLIPTLLISKVTFCKSNIIDHFFCDVEHLLKLACSKTSLIELINLCSSSLVVFGSLVSISISYTYIIVAVTKISKVEKRWKSFSACASHLLVVVIIYGSSLFLSMRGMTASYLDISKLSAFMTGIVTPLLNPFIYTLRNTQVHNAMHQLIFGSSFKV from the coding sequence ATGGTTACATTACTTGGAAATGTTCTTGTTATTCTAATCATCTGGAAAAGTCGCATCCTACATACTGCCATGTATTATTTTTTAGTCAACTTGTCTTTCCTGGAGATATGTTTTACCTCTTCAATCATACCAAAGCTATTATCTATTTTAGCATTTGAAAACCATACTATCTCTTTCTGGGGATGTCTCAGCCAGTGTTACTTTTACTTTTTGCTTGGTTCTGTTGAGTTGCTTCTTCTGGCTGTCATGTCTTTTGATAGATATGTCGCTGTTTGTCACCCTTTACGGTATGCAGTGATAATGACTCCATGTCTATGTATGAACCTCACTTTGGGCTGTTGGGTTGTTGGATTCATGGACACTCTTATCCCAACTTTACTTATATCTAAAGTTACATTCTGTAAGTCTAACATAATTGACCACTTTTTCTGTGATGTAGAGCATCTTCTAAAACTTGCATGCTCCAAAACAAGCCTTATTGAATTGATCAACCTATGTTCTTCCTCTTTGGTTGTCTTTGGGTCTCTGGTGTCTATAAGCATTTCATATACTTACATAATAGTAGCTGTAACTAAAATTTCCAAAGTAGAAAAAAGGTGGAAGTCTTTCTCTGCATGTGCTTCTCATCTACTTGTTGTGGTTATCATTTATGGAAGTTCCCTTTTCTTGTCTATGAGGGGAATGACCGCATCATATTTGGACATTAGCAAACTCTCAGCTTTTATGACGGGGATTGTGACCCCTCTTTTAAACCCGTTCATTTATACTCTTAGAAATACCCAAGTACATAATGCTATGCATCAACTAATTTTTGGGAGCTCTTTTAAGGTGTAA